From a region of the Methanophagales archaeon genome:
- the trmY gene encoding tRNA (pseudouridine(54)-N(1))-methyltransferase TrmY: MREFILYARKAATSNDFSLNDLPGSGGRMDLVARCICNALWISHDLRRDSCIHVVACGAPNPPRVISFYGSLLRAVSPDERSIASWIKKAPKGKNPGIRVRRLSFQQLISELASDGKFFYIIHEKGRDISELYLKEDAVFIVGDHLGLPLKEEKFVTRFPHEKLSLGSTSYLASQCITILNYELDRQRMGKKSNAPVGI, encoded by the coding sequence ATGAGGGAATTCATATTATATGCGAGGAAAGCAGCTACGAGCAATGACTTCTCATTGAATGATTTACCGGGTAGTGGCGGCAGGATGGACCTGGTTGCAAGATGCATCTGCAATGCGCTATGGATAAGTCATGATTTAAGGCGGGACTCATGCATCCATGTAGTCGCCTGTGGTGCTCCAAACCCACCGAGGGTAATATCATTTTACGGCAGCTTGCTTCGTGCTGTCTCACCCGATGAGCGTAGTATAGCATCATGGATAAAGAAGGCACCAAAAGGAAAGAACCCCGGTATTCGTGTGCGTAGACTCAGCTTTCAACAGTTGATCTCCGAATTAGCATCTGATGGTAAGTTCTTTTACATAATCCATGAGAAAGGCAGAGATATAAGCGAATTGTACCTGAAAGAGGATGCCGTATTTATAGTCGGAGACCATCTGGGGCTACCGCTGAAAGAAGAAAAGTTCGTCACTCGCTTCCCGCATGAAAAGCTATCCCTTGGTTCCACCTCTTATCTCGCATCACAGTGTATAACGATACTCAATTATGAGCTGGACAGACAGAGAATGGGAAAGAAGAGTAATGCTCCGGTCGGGATTTGA